In Patulibacter sp. SYSU D01012, a single window of DNA contains:
- a CDS encoding DUF354 domain-containing protein, translating to MRVWIDLTNSPHVLVLRPVIEDLRARGHEVDVTARDFAQTLGLCDRLGIAHTAIGHHRGERLPDKARGLASRTTALLRWARRVGGHPDGSRPFDVALGHGSNDVTVAAALLGVPSATAFDYEWATVQHQINCRLARAVVVPDVIPPARLAPYGATGKIRAYAGLKEEYYLADLEPDASVLDELGLDPSAPIAVVRTPPEVSLYHRFHNDRFAVVLDRLRAQGQVVVLPRTDAQRAELRDAGGFVIPERPIDGPSLVALADLVVSAGGTMNREAVALGTPVFTTFDGKPGAVDDALIAAGRLRRLEDPEEVRLAKRDRADADAARTRRDPRILTDLLLSAAG from the coding sequence ATGCGCGTCTGGATCGACCTGACCAACAGCCCGCACGTCCTCGTCCTGCGGCCGGTGATCGAGGACCTGCGCGCGCGGGGGCACGAGGTCGACGTCACCGCGCGCGACTTCGCGCAGACCCTGGGCCTGTGCGACCGCCTGGGCATCGCGCACACCGCGATCGGGCACCACCGCGGCGAGCGGCTGCCCGACAAGGCCCGCGGCCTGGCGTCGCGCACGACGGCGCTGCTGCGGTGGGCGCGCCGCGTGGGCGGGCACCCGGACGGGTCGCGGCCGTTCGACGTGGCCCTCGGCCACGGCAGCAACGACGTCACGGTCGCCGCCGCGCTGCTGGGCGTCCCGTCCGCCACGGCGTTCGACTACGAGTGGGCGACGGTCCAGCACCAGATCAACTGCCGCCTGGCGCGCGCGGTGGTGGTGCCCGACGTCATCCCGCCCGCGCGGCTGGCCCCCTACGGGGCGACGGGCAAGATCCGCGCCTACGCGGGGCTGAAGGAGGAGTACTACCTGGCCGACCTGGAGCCCGACGCGTCCGTGCTGGACGAGCTGGGCCTGGATCCGTCCGCGCCGATCGCCGTGGTGCGCACGCCGCCCGAGGTCTCGCTCTACCACCGCTTCCACAACGACCGCTTCGCCGTCGTGCTCGACCGCCTGCGCGCGCAGGGGCAGGTCGTCGTGCTGCCGCGCACGGACGCGCAGCGGGCCGAGCTGCGCGACGCGGGCGGCTTCGTCATCCCCGAGCGGCCGATCGACGGCCCGTCGCTCGTGGCGCTCGCCGACCTGGTGGTCAGCGCGGGCGGGACGATGAACCGCGAGGCCGTCGCGCTGGGCACCCCGGTCTTCACGACGTTCGACGGCAAGCCCGGGGCGGTCGACGACGCGCTCATCGCCGCGGGGCGGCTGCGGCGGCTGGAGGACCCGGAGGAGGTGCGGCTGGCCAAGCGCGACCGCGCCGACGCCGACGCCGCGCGCACCCGCCGCGACCCGCGGATCCTCACCGACCTGCTGCTGAGCGCCGCCGGCTGA
- a CDS encoding DegT/DnrJ/EryC1/StrS family aminotransferase produces MAVPLFDPATALAPLRPQLHEALLRVADGGAFVLGPEVTAFEEEFAAWLGARHAVGVANGTEAITIALRALGVGPGDEVVVPSFTFWASAEAIPPTGATPVFCDVDPETMCVTPETVKAALTPRTKAVIAVHLFGNVAPVAEIRRETGLPVLEDAAQAAGSTLTADGDPTHPIARPGALGDVATFSFYPSKNLGAFGDGGAITTQDDAIAERVRTLRFHGSADKVDYVDIGYNSRLDELQAAVLRVLLPHVDDWAAHRAATHVRYHRAGLDELVAPPVAAPNATPAWHLYVVRSPRADELVAGLNARGIGARGYYRTPVHRQPPMARFLPGGGVDLPATDELARTHAAIPVSATITEEQVAEVVAAVGAVLA; encoded by the coding sequence ATGGCCGTCCCGCTCTTCGACCCCGCCACCGCGCTCGCCCCCCTGCGGCCGCAGCTGCACGAGGCGCTCCTGCGCGTCGCCGACGGCGGCGCGTTCGTGCTCGGGCCCGAGGTGACGGCGTTCGAGGAGGAGTTCGCGGCGTGGCTCGGCGCCCGTCACGCCGTCGGCGTCGCCAACGGCACCGAGGCGATCACGATCGCCCTGCGTGCCCTGGGCGTCGGCCCCGGCGACGAGGTCGTCGTCCCGTCGTTCACCTTCTGGGCGAGCGCCGAGGCGATCCCGCCCACGGGCGCGACGCCGGTCTTCTGCGACGTCGACCCCGAGACGATGTGCGTGACGCCGGAGACGGTGAAGGCCGCGCTGACGCCGCGCACGAAGGCCGTCATCGCGGTGCACCTGTTCGGCAACGTCGCGCCGGTGGCGGAGATCCGCCGCGAGACCGGGCTGCCGGTGCTCGAGGACGCCGCGCAGGCCGCGGGCTCGACCCTGACCGCCGACGGCGACCCGACGCACCCGATCGCTCGCCCCGGGGCGCTCGGCGACGTCGCGACGTTCTCCTTCTACCCCTCGAAGAACCTGGGCGCGTTCGGCGACGGCGGGGCGATCACGACGCAGGACGACGCGATCGCCGAGCGGGTCCGCACGCTGCGCTTCCACGGATCCGCCGACAAGGTCGACTACGTCGACATCGGCTACAACAGCCGCCTCGACGAGCTGCAGGCCGCGGTCCTGCGCGTGCTGCTGCCGCACGTGGACGACTGGGCGGCCCACCGCGCCGCCACGCACGTCCGCTACCACCGCGCCGGGCTGGACGAGCTGGTCGCGCCGCCCGTGGCCGCGCCGAACGCCACGCCCGCCTGGCACCTGTACGTGGTCCGCTCCCCGCGCGCGGACGAGCTGGTGGCGGGCCTGAACGCGCGCGGCATCGGCGCGCGGGGCTACTACCGCACGCCGGTCCACCGCCAGCCGCCGATGGCGCGCTTCCTGCCCGGCGGCGGGGTCGACCTGCCGGCGACGGACGAGCTGGCCCGCACGCACGCCGCGATCCCCGTCAGCGCGACGATCACCGAGGAGCAGGTGGCCGAGGTCGTCGCGGCGGTCGGCGCGGTCCTGGCCTGA
- a CDS encoding undecaprenyl-diphosphate phosphatase, whose product MSAPDRISPRRGLAAALLAGALHGPAEALPVSSSAHVAFVARLAAGRRGRRPADPELAKSVEVGAHAGTLAGLAVGLRREGGLVVRTALREPRLAARAALRIGVASLPAVLGALTCERLIEGHLGGDRAIAAGLAAGSVAMTLADARPADGRDWTDATLLDALAIGTAQSMALWPGVSRSGAVLTAARARGFSRAASGRISAALAVPVVGGATLLKLVRLSARLRAGTLDRGQVTVLTAVTATAAASGVLAAPTARRTLDGVPLAPFAAYRVALAGALAAADRRWRR is encoded by the coding sequence GTGTCCGCGCCCGACCGCATCAGTCCCCGCCGCGGGCTCGCCGCCGCGCTGCTCGCCGGCGCGCTGCACGGGCCGGCCGAGGCGCTGCCCGTCTCCTCCTCCGCCCACGTCGCCTTCGTCGCCCGCCTGGCCGCGGGCCGCCGCGGACGCCGGCCGGCCGATCCCGAGCTGGCGAAGAGCGTCGAGGTCGGCGCGCACGCGGGGACGCTCGCGGGCCTGGCGGTGGGGCTGCGGCGCGAGGGCGGCCTGGTGGTGCGCACCGCCCTGCGCGAGCCGCGACTCGCCGCTCGCGCCGCGCTGCGGATCGGCGTCGCGTCGCTGCCCGCGGTGCTCGGCGCGCTGACGTGCGAGCGGCTGATCGAGGGCCACCTGGGCGGCGACCGCGCGATCGCGGCGGGCCTGGCCGCCGGGTCGGTGGCGATGACGCTGGCGGACGCGCGCCCCGCCGACGGCCGCGACTGGACGGACGCGACGCTGCTCGACGCGCTGGCGATCGGGACCGCGCAGTCCATGGCGCTGTGGCCGGGCGTGTCGCGCAGCGGCGCCGTCCTCACGGCCGCGCGCGCCCGCGGGTTCTCTCGCGCCGCGTCGGGCCGGATCTCGGCCGCGCTCGCCGTCCCCGTCGTCGGCGGCGCGACGCTGCTCAAGCTCGTCCGTCTGTCCGCCCGGCTGCGCGCGGGGACGCTCGACCGCGGGCAGGTCACGGTGCTGACGGCGGTGACCGCGACGGCCGCCGCGTCGGGCGTCCTGGCGGCCCCGACGGCGCGTCGCACGCTCGACGGCGTGCCGCTGGCCCCCTTCGCGGCGTACCGGGTGGCGCTCGCGGGCGCGCTCGCGGCGGCGGATCGCCGGTGGCGCCGCTGA
- the purM gene encoding phosphoribosylformylglycinamidine cyclo-ligase, with protein sequence MSDAYAASGVDTTQSDAGVGALVSVLKTISTGKPSTSVLGSGHYASVLRVAPNLGVAIATDGVGSKLIVAEETGRLDTVGIDCIAMNVNDLVCVGAEPIAMLDYLAVQEPDGERLAAIARGLKAGAEDAGIEIPGGELAVLPELLKGHPDPLGFDLCGTAIGTVALDEMVTGERIQPGDAMIGLPSSGIHSNGYTLARKALQQDGGLALDDRPEELGGASVADALLEPTVIYVRAIVELLQSGIAVRGLSHITGGGLLNLVRLGPDRLGFDVTDPLPVPPIFGLIQRLGQVSEAEMWEVFNMGCGFVAIVPEDQVDAACTLLDKRHHGTRRIGTVSDRPGVCTAPGGVELR encoded by the coding sequence ATGAGCGACGCCTACGCAGCCTCCGGGGTCGACACCACGCAGTCCGACGCGGGCGTCGGCGCGCTGGTCTCGGTGCTGAAGACGATCTCCACCGGCAAGCCCTCCACCTCGGTGCTCGGGTCCGGGCACTACGCGAGCGTGCTGCGCGTGGCCCCGAACCTCGGCGTCGCGATCGCGACCGACGGCGTGGGCTCCAAGCTCATCGTCGCCGAGGAGACCGGACGGCTCGACACCGTCGGCATCGACTGCATCGCGATGAACGTCAACGACCTCGTGTGCGTGGGCGCCGAGCCGATCGCGATGCTCGACTACCTGGCCGTGCAGGAGCCCGACGGCGAGCGCCTGGCGGCCATCGCGCGCGGCCTGAAGGCCGGCGCCGAGGACGCGGGCATCGAGATCCCGGGCGGCGAGCTCGCGGTGCTGCCCGAGCTGCTCAAGGGCCACCCCGACCCGCTCGGCTTCGACCTGTGCGGCACCGCCATCGGCACCGTCGCCCTGGACGAGATGGTCACCGGCGAGCGCATCCAGCCGGGCGACGCGATGATCGGCCTGCCCTCGAGCGGCATCCACTCCAACGGCTACACCCTCGCCCGCAAGGCGCTGCAGCAGGACGGCGGCCTGGCGCTGGACGATCGCCCCGAGGAGCTCGGCGGCGCGTCCGTCGCCGACGCGCTGCTCGAGCCGACGGTCATCTACGTCCGCGCCATCGTCGAGCTGCTGCAGAGCGGCATCGCCGTGCGCGGCCTGAGCCACATCACCGGCGGCGGCCTGCTGAACCTCGTGCGGCTCGGGCCCGACCGCCTCGGCTTCGACGTCACCGACCCGCTCCCGGTGCCCCCGATCTTCGGCCTGATCCAGCGGCTCGGCCAGGTCTCCGAGGCCGAGATGTGGGAGGTCTTCAACATGGGCTGCGGCTTCGTCGCGATCGTCCCCGAGGACCAGGTCGACGCCGCCTGCACCCTGCTGGACAAGCGCCACCACGGCACCCGCCGCATCGGCACGGTGTCGGACCGCCCGGGCGTCTGCACCGCGCCGGGCGGCGTCGAGCTGCGGTAG
- a CDS encoding OmpA family protein codes for MRHPRRFFRSSLLTAGTLLAGTALVLPAGASAANTRAFPATFAPGVSASLPNPNGDSVHLLHGVPAAGAEGVVRVDIDNGLRFAELVPDDGSLAARAVVSAGDVAALPYVGAGRLNPDAGTATVAVVRRPNGAWQLVAYGANGEDGADGADALTSILLPAAQPTGLTVGRFGTGPEDLVAISFETGETRLYGYAAGALVPRGTYDGIRGPLASWGFDGTTRLGIGGVDGNGDPFTAVPTSDTTFEKLPTPSGTDLAKMQDYGSQDVGPDGKRWSVTPNGIGMSYLHGFRHGLISEDLYESVVSLNRAFVARFGRLGNDGVLRDTPGAIGTDGARVVAPDAFHDDFVFGVGGQDGTIADVDGDGRDDLVVVRSDATMGTSDVIVFRNTTGDAETAATVEAKQFSPALTTYAPNPKASLAQSGTMTWTAPDRGLPDQAEYRCAIDGGSTPTLQACDGTFQLKDLTPGWHTFHVQRRESGFSFWAPVTERHFLVPAAAPTFVSPPPAFGKAPTATIEPRPGSRLECRDESGLLDPASTTDGWTACASPYGADLTDGPHVIAFRWVDGDDIPSEVLRWNVTVDRTAPDKPVVYGRPIPSTLTSTSIGFSIEQGATAECRIGDAKEFTACAPGSLQLQGLKQGTTRVEIRQVDAAGNTSEPAVVDVVVAAPAAPIVEGGPLAAGTAASFVVAPVSDETVAGPSGVLECAFDGGPWGVCGDQNRYSGLGPGEHVFRARQTVDGTNSSPVVERRWTVAGPAPATPAPTPAPAAPPATPTPAPAAPAAAPDAPAPVVLKTPKAPVPAKAATVTGRALSVGCAVPGATDYRCVVTVTKGGKRLGRAVRTGDGEVQVKLTREGARKVQRLGGLTVKVKVRATAGDQATTTTKTVRILPTKVLVVPTDGLFAFDSAKPTESGRRLARTIASQLHGARELTIVGHTDALGRDDVNRRLGLRRAEAFAALLRHEGLGDTKVAVESAGETSPRVSNDTARGRQLNRRVEVTVRY; via the coding sequence GTGCGTCACCCCCGGCGGTTCTTCCGCTCCTCCCTGCTCACCGCCGGCACCCTGCTGGCCGGCACCGCCCTGGTCCTGCCGGCCGGCGCGTCGGCGGCCAACACGCGGGCGTTCCCGGCGACGTTCGCGCCCGGTGTCAGCGCCAGCCTGCCCAACCCCAACGGCGACTCCGTGCACCTGCTCCACGGGGTGCCGGCGGCCGGCGCCGAAGGCGTCGTGCGGGTGGACATCGACAACGGCCTGCGCTTCGCCGAGCTGGTCCCGGACGACGGCAGCCTCGCCGCGCGGGCGGTCGTCTCCGCCGGCGATGTCGCCGCCCTGCCGTACGTGGGTGCCGGCCGGCTCAACCCGGACGCCGGCACGGCCACCGTCGCGGTGGTCCGGCGGCCGAACGGCGCCTGGCAGCTCGTCGCCTACGGCGCGAACGGCGAGGACGGCGCCGACGGCGCCGACGCCCTCACCAGCATCCTGCTGCCGGCCGCGCAGCCGACCGGCCTGACGGTCGGCCGCTTCGGGACGGGCCCCGAGGACCTGGTGGCCATCTCGTTCGAGACGGGTGAGACGCGCCTGTACGGCTACGCCGCCGGTGCCCTCGTCCCGCGCGGCACGTACGACGGGATCCGCGGGCCGCTCGCTTCGTGGGGCTTCGACGGCACGACGCGCCTGGGCATCGGCGGCGTCGACGGCAACGGCGACCCCTTCACGGCCGTTCCGACGTCGGACACCACCTTCGAGAAGCTCCCGACACCGAGCGGCACCGACCTGGCGAAGATGCAGGACTACGGGTCCCAGGACGTGGGCCCGGACGGCAAGCGCTGGTCGGTCACCCCGAACGGGATCGGCATGTCGTACCTGCACGGGTTCCGCCACGGCCTGATCAGCGAGGACCTGTACGAGTCGGTCGTCTCCCTGAACCGCGCGTTCGTCGCCCGCTTCGGCCGCCTCGGCAACGACGGGGTCCTGCGCGACACGCCGGGCGCCATCGGCACCGACGGCGCCCGCGTGGTCGCGCCGGACGCGTTCCACGACGACTTCGTCTTCGGCGTCGGCGGCCAGGACGGCACGATCGCCGACGTCGACGGCGACGGCCGCGACGACCTCGTCGTCGTGCGTTCCGACGCCACGATGGGCACGTCGGACGTCATCGTCTTCCGCAACACGACGGGCGACGCCGAGACGGCCGCCACCGTGGAGGCCAAGCAGTTCTCGCCGGCCCTGACGACGTACGCCCCCAATCCCAAGGCCAGCCTGGCCCAGTCCGGCACGATGACCTGGACGGCCCCCGACCGTGGCCTGCCCGACCAGGCCGAGTACCGCTGCGCCATCGACGGCGGCAGCACGCCCACGCTCCAGGCCTGCGACGGCACGTTCCAGCTGAAGGACCTGACCCCCGGCTGGCACACGTTCCACGTGCAGCGCCGCGAGTCCGGCTTCTCGTTCTGGGCGCCGGTCACCGAGCGCCATTTCCTCGTCCCCGCCGCGGCACCGACGTTCGTCAGCCCGCCGCCGGCGTTCGGCAAGGCCCCGACGGCGACGATCGAGCCCCGCCCGGGCAGCCGCCTGGAGTGCCGCGACGAGTCCGGTCTGCTCGACCCGGCGTCCACCACGGACGGCTGGACCGCGTGCGCCAGCCCCTACGGCGCCGACCTGACGGACGGCCCCCACGTGATCGCCTTCCGCTGGGTCGACGGCGACGACATCCCGTCCGAGGTGCTGCGGTGGAACGTCACGGTCGACCGCACCGCGCCGGACAAGCCCGTCGTCTACGGCCGCCCGATCCCGTCGACGCTCACCTCGACCTCGATCGGCTTCTCGATCGAGCAGGGCGCGACGGCCGAGTGCCGGATCGGCGACGCGAAGGAGTTCACCGCCTGCGCCCCGGGCAGCCTGCAGCTGCAGGGCCTGAAGCAGGGCACGACCCGGGTCGAGATCCGGCAGGTCGACGCCGCCGGCAACACGAGCGAGCCCGCCGTCGTGGACGTGGTCGTCGCGGCGCCGGCCGCGCCCATCGTCGAGGGGGGCCCGCTCGCGGCCGGCACCGCGGCGAGCTTCGTCGTGGCGCCCGTCTCCGACGAGACGGTCGCGGGCCCGAGCGGCGTCCTCGAGTGCGCCTTCGACGGCGGCCCGTGGGGCGTGTGCGGCGACCAGAACCGCTACAGCGGCCTGGGGCCGGGCGAGCACGTCTTCCGCGCCCGCCAGACGGTCGACGGCACGAACTCGAGCCCCGTCGTCGAGCGCCGCTGGACGGTCGCCGGCCCGGCGCCCGCGACCCCGGCGCCGACGCCCGCCCCCGCGGCCCCGCCGGCCACGCCGACGCCCGCCCCCGCGGCTCCCGCCGCGGCACCGGACGCGCCCGCGCCCGTCGTGCTGAAGACCCCGAAGGCCCCGGTCCCGGCGAAGGCCGCGACGGTCACCGGCCGCGCGCTGAGCGTCGGCTGCGCCGTCCCCGGCGCGACGGACTACCGCTGCGTGGTCACGGTGACGAAGGGCGGCAAGCGGCTCGGCCGCGCGGTCCGCACCGGTGACGGCGAGGTCCAGGTCAAGCTCACCCGCGAGGGCGCCCGCAAGGTCCAGCGCCTCGGCGGCCTGACCGTCAAGGTCAAGGTGCGCGCGACCGCCGGCGACCAGGCCACCACGACGACGAAGACCGTCCGCATCCTGCCGACGAAGGTCCTCGTCGTCCCGACCGACGGCCTCTTCGCCTTCGACAGCGCCAAGCCCACCGAGTCCGGCCGCCGCCTGGCGCGCACGATCGCCTCGCAGCTGCACGGCGCCCGCGAGCTGACGATCGTCGGCCACACGGACGCCCTGGGCCGCGACGACGTCAACCGTCGCCTGGGCCTG